Genomic window (Polaribacter batillariae):
TTTTAGCAACAAAAATGAGCTATCTTCCACAAAACAGTTTGGAAAAAATTATAAAAGATGCAGATTCTTCTCACTTAGCTTCTGGAAATTTTCTCGATTATACTTCTTTGCTAAGAAGAGAATGGGAGCTTGTCTTAGGAAAAAAATACACAAATATAGAGTGGATTGAGTTAAACATTTCTTTTTTAACAAACAAACATCGGTATTATTCGGGTTTTGCTTTAAAAAACTGGAGCAAAAACAAAGAAAAAAACTTGGCCAAATTGCTAAAAAACCAAAAGAAACTTAAAAAAGAAAATAAGAAATTTAAACAGAAAAAAGTTGCTTTAGATATCAAAAAAAATAAAAGCATTGTTCCAGAACGTGGTGTAGAAACTATGTTTAGAGTTGCTCTAAGAAACCACATTACGTTAAGTGACATTGCAGATACGAAAGCCAATATTTTACTTTCTGTAAATGCCATTATTGTTTCTTTAGCCTTGTCTAATTTATTACCTAAGTTAGACAATCCTTCGAATTCTCATTTGCTAATTCCAACCACTATATTTGTTGCGTTTACGGTAATTTCTATAGTTTTATCGATAATTGCAACAAGACCTAATGTTACTGAAGGTAAATTTACTAAAGAAGATGTTTCTAATCGAAAAGTAAACCTGTTGTTTTTTGGAAATTTTCATAAAATGAAATTAGAAGACTTCGAATGGGGAATTTCAGAAATGATGACAGACAGAGAATATTTATACGGTTCTTTAACAAAAGATTTGTACTTTTTAGGATTGGTTTTAAATAGAAAGTATAAAATATTACGACTTACTTACACCGTTTTTATGATTGGAATTATTGTAAGCGTAATTGCTTTTGGAATTTCATTTAAGTTTAAGGGATAGGTTGTTTAAGCTTCAATTTGTTTTAACAAGTCGTTTAAGGTAATTGTTTTCTTTTCGTCAAAATCTTTTTGATAAATAACCTCTACTCTTAACGCTTTTAAGCCAGAAACACCTTGTAAGTCTTCTAATTCTAAAAACTCAATTTTACCCAATTGATTTTTCGACTGTAAAAAATTAATGTATTTAATATACTCTAGTGCGTCTTTGTCTTGAGAGTAAATTATGGCAATTTTTCCAGGTTGCGTAATGCGTTCTTGCGAGTTTCTAATGTGTGCTTTATCGATACGTTTTTTAATAATTTCGTAACGAATGTTGTAGGCTCCATCTACATCGAACTGTTTTTCGTCCATTCGAAATTTAATCGCCATAGAGTTGCTATGCACCAAAACCAAAGAAGCAACTCTTAAATTGTGTTGCATTTTATCTAATAAAGAAAAAGCAATATTTTCCATTTCGCACATGGTTTGCAACTGCCATAAGCGAAGGTTGTATAAATAAATTTCGTCGAATTGTTTGTCATGCGCAATCGATTGACCAATGTACATGTTAAATTCGACCCCATCTGTTTTGTACCTTTCGAAGTAATGAGGAAACATTTTTTGTGCATCTTTTTGCTTCTTATCGATAAAACTAGATAGTTTATGGTTGATAAGATTTACACTTTTTTCGTATTCTTTCCGTTTTTCGTACACAACGTTTAAATCTTCATCTAAACGATTCATGTAAATATTTACTTTTTTAGCAAGTGTTTTGTTAATGTTTTTGATGTGTTTAAAAACAGGATAAATTTCTCGCTGTAAAAAATCAAGAATGTTAATTTCGTCGCCTGCATTTAATTCGTCTTTTACATCTTTTAAATATGTAGAAACTCGAAACATTAATTCGTTATAAATGGGTAGTTTTTCTATTTTGCAAGCGTCTTTTAGAACAGAAATGGCTAAAGTAAGTTGTGTAATTAAATCTTCTCTAATGGCTTTATTTCTTGCTTCAGAAGAGCCCTTAATATCGCTTTGCCCATACAAAGGAAAAACATCGTTAAAAACAATTTCATCTAATTTTGCGTTTTCATTTGTTTGAGATTCTAAATGATATTTTTGCGCAGCTTGGTAAAAACGCCATTTTACAGAAGGGTGTATAGAGGTGTAATTTTCTTGAATGGTTGCTTCTAAAATATTTTGTCTTTCTTCTGAAGTTCTTTTTACAGCAGCTTCAAAAACAGGTACGATGTCTTTTAATTTGTTAATGTTTACAGAGTTTAAATCGTAAGCCCTTGGAGAAGCAATTTCTAATAAAGCTAAGCCTCCATTATCGTTTGCTTTAATAGGAATTAAAATAATACTTTGTATGCCTGAATTGTACAAGTTTTTATAAAACGGATTTTTATTTGTGCTTTTTCCATATTCTTCTAAATCGGAAATTACAAATGTTTCGTGGTTTATAAATACTTTTTGAATAACGTTTTGGCAAAAATAATTTGGCGAACAAATAATATGATCTTGATTATTTAAGATAATACTATTCGATTTATTTTCGACGGTTTCACATAATTTTCCATTGAATTTGTCGAAAATAGAAAAGCCTAATTTTAAGTCTCTAATACTATAAAAATCGCGCAAATTATTTTGAAGTCGAAAGATTAAATGATCTCCACCACCTAATAAATTTGCCTTTATAGAAGACAACATTTCTTCGGAGGTAACGTCAAATAAATTAATAATTCCGAAACCTTTAAAAATGTAACTACTTGGAGGAAATTTTTCTTTCCAAATATCAATATTATCAAAATTATTTAAAAGTTCTTTAAAATCTTCTTGTGTTAATTTTGGTGCGTTTTCTGTTGGGGTAATTTCTGAAAAATCGGCATTAAAGGTGGCTCTGTAGTATTTCATGGTTCCAGTTGTTTTGTCTGGAATGTCGAAATAAAAAGGCCTTTTAATATCGATATTATAACCATAAACAAACCCTAAAATAAAGGTACATGCCATTATATACATGCTTTCGTTTTCGAAATTTCTTACCGTAAATTCGTAGTCTTCTCCTGCATTTTTAATAATATTTTTAAACCGAGTTGTAAACTTAAACGAAGTAAAAGAAAAGGGAACACTTGCGGCTTTAATTTCGTTATTTAATAGCGCTTCTGGAAAAAGAGAATCTAACAATAAATTTATAGGTTCTTGATGTTTTTCTAATAAAGTGCAATCTGAAAAACCATTAATAAGTGCAGGATATTGTTTTAATACCTGAACGATTTCTTTTGCTGAAGTATGAAAAGGATGGTTTTTATTTTCGGTAAGAGCATACTTTTCAATCATTACAAAAACTTTCTTAAATGAAATGTTTAATTGTAATGGTAACTCAACATCAGAAACGAATTTTGGTCCTATAATTTTCATATTATATCTTTCTTAATCCTCTAATCTACAAAATTGTTTATAAATGGTCGTAATTTAAAGTGAATACTTTCTTATAAGTGATGGTTTTTAAAAGGAAATGGATTAATGGTATAAGCGCGTTAGGGATTGAAATGGCATCCTTTTTAGTTGTCAGTTCGAGTAAATTTGTGAAGAATGAACAAATTTGTATCGAGAACAAAACTAAAAAGATATAATGGAAAGCCCGCTCGAACGCCCAAAATAGTATAAAAAATAGTTGTTAAAATTTATTTCTGCCTAAAATAAATGGTAATTGGAACGCCCGAAAAATTGTAGATTTCTCTTAGTTTATTTTCGACAAAACGCTTGTAAGGGTCTCTAACATATTGTGGTAAATTGCAGAAAAACGCAAACTGAGGTGTTTGTGTTGGCAACTGCATGCAATATTTAATTTTTACGTATTTTCCTTTAATTGCTGGTGGTGGGTAACTTTTTACAATGTCTAACATGGCATCGTTAAACTTACTTGTAGGAATTTTATTTTTTCTGTTTTCGAAAACTTCAACAGCGGTTTCGATGGCTTTAAAAATGCGTTGTTTTGTTAAAGCAGAAATAAATACAATTGGCACGTCTGTAAAAGGCTCGATTTGCTTGCGAACCATTGCTTCGAAATCGCGCATGGTATTGGTTTCTTTTTCTACCAAATCCCACTTATTAATTAAAATAACGATTCCTTTTCTGTTTTTTTCTGCCAACCAAAATATATTTTGGTCTTGTCCTTCGAAACCACGTGTGGCATCGACCACCAAAATAATAACATCTGCATATTCGATAGAACGCACAGCTC
Coding sequences:
- a CDS encoding Pycsar system effector family protein — encoded protein: MTALIAEVEKFVYTLLSNDLHANYVYHNLAHTQRVVEKTKELAESLEIVKVDADNLEIAAWFHDVGYVKGSENHEEKSVEIAKEFLKTKNFSENRMVAICDLILATKMSYLPQNSLEKIIKDADSSHLASGNFLDYTSLLRREWELVLGKKYTNIEWIELNISFLTNKHRYYSGFALKNWSKNKEKNLAKLLKNQKKLKKENKKFKQKKVALDIKKNKSIVPERGVETMFRVALRNHITLSDIADTKANILLSVNAIIVSLALSNLLPKLDNPSNSHLLIPTTIFVAFTVISIVLSIIATRPNVTEGKFTKEDVSNRKVNLLFFGNFHKMKLEDFEWGISEMMTDREYLYGSLTKDLYFLGLVLNRKYKILRLTYTVFMIGIIVSVIAFGISFKFKG
- a CDS encoding GAF domain-containing protein is translated as MKIIGPKFVSDVELPLQLNISFKKVFVMIEKYALTENKNHPFHTSAKEIVQVLKQYPALINGFSDCTLLEKHQEPINLLLDSLFPEALLNNEIKAASVPFSFTSFKFTTRFKNIIKNAGEDYEFTVRNFENESMYIMACTFILGFVYGYNIDIKRPFYFDIPDKTTGTMKYYRATFNADFSEITPTENAPKLTQEDFKELLNNFDNIDIWKEKFPPSSYIFKGFGIINLFDVTSEEMLSSIKANLLGGGDHLIFRLQNNLRDFYSIRDLKLGFSIFDKFNGKLCETVENKSNSIILNNQDHIICSPNYFCQNVIQKVFINHETFVISDLEEYGKSTNKNPFYKNLYNSGIQSIILIPIKANDNGGLALLEIASPRAYDLNSVNINKLKDIVPVFEAAVKRTSEERQNILEATIQENYTSIHPSVKWRFYQAAQKYHLESQTNENAKLDEIVFNDVFPLYGQSDIKGSSEARNKAIREDLITQLTLAISVLKDACKIEKLPIYNELMFRVSTYLKDVKDELNAGDEINILDFLQREIYPVFKHIKNINKTLAKKVNIYMNRLDEDLNVVYEKRKEYEKSVNLINHKLSSFIDKKQKDAQKMFPHYFERYKTDGVEFNMYIGQSIAHDKQFDEIYLYNLRLWQLQTMCEMENIAFSLLDKMQHNLRVASLVLVHSNSMAIKFRMDEKQFDVDGAYNIRYEIIKKRIDKAHIRNSQERITQPGKIAIIYSQDKDALEYIKYINFLQSKNQLGKIEFLELEDLQGVSGLKALRVEVIYQKDFDEKKTITLNDLLKQIEA